The Cellulomonas wangleii genome includes a region encoding these proteins:
- a CDS encoding carboxymuconolactone decarboxylase family protein, with amino-acid sequence MTDTTRVPPAEVDGVAGALVRFVARRRLGRVPASLGVLWHHRGVMTASMGAGRKVEGWHALDPRLASYAAMATAATVGCEFCLDFQYFLAHDHGLDEAKAREVPRWRGSTVFSALERRVMEYAEAASLTPPAVTDELSDALLAELGPAGLVELAARVGFTNMTARMNVALGIRSEHFAAACGLAPLPAPTARAGAQ; translated from the coding sequence ATGACCGACACCACACGGGTCCCACCGGCCGAGGTCGACGGCGTGGCCGGTGCACTGGTCAGGTTCGTCGCCCGCAGGCGGCTCGGCCGCGTACCCGCCTCGCTGGGCGTGCTGTGGCACCACCGGGGCGTCATGACGGCCTCGATGGGTGCCGGCCGCAAGGTCGAGGGCTGGCACGCGCTCGACCCCCGGCTCGCGTCGTACGCGGCGATGGCGACGGCCGCGACCGTCGGCTGCGAGTTCTGCCTGGACTTCCAGTACTTCCTCGCGCACGACCACGGGCTCGACGAGGCGAAGGCCCGCGAGGTCCCCCGCTGGCGCGGGTCGACGGTCTTCAGCGCGCTGGAGCGCCGGGTGATGGAGTACGCAGAGGCGGCGAGCCTCACCCCGCCCGCGGTGACCGACGAGCTGTCGGACGCGCTGCTGGCCGAGCTGGGACCCGCCGGGCTCGTCGAGCTCGCCGCGCGCGTCGGGTTCACGAACATGACGGCGCGCATGAACGTCGCCCTCGGCATCCGCTCCGAGCACTTCGCGGCGGCCTGCGGCCTGGCGCCGCTGCCCGCGCCGACGGCGCGCGCGGGTGCGCAGTAG
- a CDS encoding BTAD domain-containing putative transcriptional regulator: protein MTAVEVRVLGPVAATADDVDRPLRKPRLREVLGLLVAGHGRTVTTGALVEDLWDGAAPAGAVGAVRTFVGELRRALEPQRAPRTPSQLVVTTPTGYALHLPEHAVDAWRVGAAAAAARAASPTAAAALLTDALAQWRGDAYEEFADRPWAHAERVRLAALRADLTERLADALLATGRAAEAVTLLDPHVAAHPWREDGWRLLATALHRAHRPADALDVLRRGRRTFADDLGLDPGPALVALEQEILDRREHTWSDAGLSALDRRGARARLEASPAVLSSLAVSGDLTTVRAQRLAAVAAAEQLDDPLLSARVIGGLEAPGVWTRSDDEDLARAVVAAAVRTLPRVAGSPHATARLLATIALEDRGTAAREPQAQEAEALARGLGDDRLLCLALSGRSMQRFGRAGLAGDRERIGAELVAAARRAESTTFEICGRIVRLQALCALDRLDEAAAEADAVDALAAAAERPLASTFTDWFRHGFADAPEPAAPAEMPGFSRGIVALSRLTRAVRAGADLPDGDLGPYAPWARPLLLARSGYRDEARRALATAPEPPHDLLLEATWVLLATVARELDEPAVGARAATVLRPAADERAAGSGVIDLGPVRRLLTP from the coding sequence GTGACGGCGGTGGAGGTCCGGGTGCTGGGCCCGGTCGCCGCGACGGCCGATGACGTGGACCGTCCGCTGCGCAAGCCGCGGCTGCGCGAGGTCCTCGGCCTCCTCGTGGCCGGGCACGGGCGCACGGTCACCACCGGCGCGCTGGTCGAGGACCTGTGGGACGGTGCGGCGCCGGCCGGCGCCGTCGGCGCGGTCCGCACGTTCGTCGGGGAGCTGCGCCGCGCGCTGGAGCCGCAGCGTGCGCCCCGCACGCCGTCGCAGCTCGTCGTCACCACACCGACGGGGTACGCGCTGCACCTGCCCGAGCACGCGGTCGACGCCTGGCGCGTGGGCGCCGCGGCCGCCGCCGCGCGCGCCGCGTCCCCCACCGCGGCGGCGGCCCTGCTCACCGACGCCCTGGCCCAGTGGCGCGGTGACGCCTACGAGGAGTTCGCGGACCGCCCGTGGGCGCACGCGGAGCGTGTCCGGCTCGCCGCCCTGCGCGCCGACCTGACCGAGCGCCTCGCCGACGCGCTGCTGGCGACCGGCCGGGCAGCAGAGGCCGTGACCCTGCTCGACCCGCACGTGGCCGCGCACCCCTGGCGCGAGGACGGGTGGCGGCTGCTCGCCACCGCGCTGCACCGCGCGCACCGGCCCGCGGACGCCCTCGACGTGCTGCGGCGCGGCCGGCGGACGTTCGCCGACGACCTCGGCCTGGACCCGGGGCCGGCGCTGGTCGCGCTGGAGCAGGAGATCCTCGACCGCCGTGAGCACACCTGGAGCGACGCCGGCCTGTCCGCCCTCGACCGCCGCGGCGCCCGCGCCCGGCTCGAGGCGTCGCCCGCCGTCCTGTCCAGCCTGGCGGTCTCGGGCGACCTGACCACGGTCCGGGCCCAGCGCCTGGCGGCCGTCGCCGCGGCCGAGCAGCTCGACGACCCCCTGCTGTCCGCGCGCGTCATCGGCGGGCTGGAGGCACCGGGGGTGTGGACGCGGTCCGACGACGAGGACCTCGCGCGGGCGGTCGTCGCGGCCGCGGTCCGCACGCTGCCGCGCGTGGCCGGCAGCCCGCACGCCACGGCCCGGCTGCTGGCGACCATCGCGCTGGAGGACCGCGGGACGGCGGCACGCGAGCCGCAGGCGCAGGAGGCGGAGGCGCTGGCCCGCGGGCTGGGCGACGACCGGCTGCTGTGCCTGGCCCTGAGCGGCCGGTCCATGCAGCGGTTCGGGCGGGCCGGGCTGGCGGGCGACCGCGAGCGCATCGGGGCCGAGCTGGTCGCGGCTGCGCGGCGCGCGGAGTCGACCACCTTCGAGATCTGCGGGCGCATCGTGCGGCTGCAGGCGCTGTGCGCACTGGACCGGCTGGACGAGGCAGCCGCCGAGGCCGACGCGGTCGACGCCCTCGCCGCGGCCGCGGAGCGGCCGCTCGCCTCGACCTTCACGGACTGGTTCCGGCACGGGTTCGCGGACGCCCCCGAGCCAGCGGCGCCCGCGGAGATGCCCGGCTTCTCGCGCGGGATCGTCGCGCTGAGCCGTCTGACGCGCGCGGTGCGCGCCGGGGCCGACCTGCCCGACGGCGACCTCGGGCCGTACGCGCCGTGGGCCCGGCCCCTGCTGCTCGCCCGCAGCGGGTACCGCGACGAGGCACGACGCGCGCTGGCGACCGCGCCGGAACCGCCGCACGACCTGCTGCTCGAGGCCACGTGGGTCCTGCTGGCCACCGTCGCCCGTGAGCTCGACGAGCCGGCGGTCGGCGCGCGCGCCGCCACGGTGCTGCGCCCGGCGGCCGACGAGCGCGCCGCCGGCAGCGGCGTGATCGACCTGGGGCCGGTGCGCCGGCTCCTCACGCCCTGA
- a CDS encoding alpha/beta fold hydrolase, giving the protein MSLTIPGFTSQRVETAAGVHLHAAVAGSGPAVVLLHGFPQTHVMWRHVAADLARDHTVICPDLRGYGASDKPAEADEHTYAKRTMAADVVALVRALGHERFALAGHDRGALVAVRAGLDHPEAVTHLLVLDVLPTLDMWDVLHGADAKVAWHLYLMAQPVGVPEPMIEAVADTFFASFLDGWVADPAAIDAEHRAEYLRASREAVPSIVADYRASAGIDVVHDREDRARGRVLAMPVTVVQQDWGAALGYDAAGLWSAWAPDLDHRTTRAGHFLAEEAPGEVVATLRELLAR; this is encoded by the coding sequence ATGTCCCTGACCATCCCCGGCTTCACGTCCCAGCGCGTCGAGACGGCCGCCGGCGTGCACCTGCACGCCGCCGTCGCCGGCAGCGGCCCGGCGGTCGTCCTGCTGCACGGCTTCCCGCAGACGCACGTCATGTGGCGGCACGTCGCCGCGGACCTGGCGAGGGACCACACCGTCATCTGCCCCGACCTGCGCGGGTACGGCGCGAGCGACAAGCCCGCCGAGGCCGACGAGCACACCTACGCCAAGCGGACGATGGCCGCGGACGTGGTCGCGCTGGTTCGTGCGCTGGGCCACGAGCGGTTCGCCCTCGCCGGGCACGACAGGGGTGCGCTCGTCGCCGTCCGCGCCGGCCTGGACCACCCGGAGGCTGTCACGCACCTGCTCGTGCTCGACGTGCTGCCGACCCTCGACATGTGGGACGTCCTGCACGGCGCCGACGCCAAGGTCGCGTGGCACCTGTACCTCATGGCCCAGCCCGTCGGCGTGCCCGAGCCGATGATCGAGGCCGTCGCCGACACGTTCTTCGCCTCGTTCCTCGACGGGTGGGTCGCCGACCCTGCCGCGATCGACGCCGAGCACCGCGCCGAGTACCTGCGGGCGAGCCGCGAGGCCGTCCCCTCCATCGTGGCGGACTACCGCGCGTCCGCCGGGATCGACGTGGTCCACGACCGCGAGGACCGGGCGCGGGGCCGGGTGCTGGCCATGCCGGTCACGGTGGTCCAGCAGGACTGGGGCGCCGCGCTGGGCTACGACGCCGCCGGCCTGTGGTCCGCCTGGGCGCCCGACCTCGACCACCGCACCACGCGCGCCGGGCACTTCCTGGCCGAGGAGGCGCCGGGGGAGGTCGTGGCGACGCTGCGCGAGCTGCTCGCGCGCTGA
- a CDS encoding SCO4848 family membrane protein, whose protein sequence is MELPVLWSVVLITAGVWNLVVWPRFWQRVSADPRARDADGRATRFFTVHLVLVAVSLALGTAVGVLGLLTLR, encoded by the coding sequence GTGGAGCTCCCCGTCCTCTGGTCCGTCGTCCTGATCACCGCCGGGGTGTGGAACCTCGTCGTGTGGCCCCGCTTCTGGCAGCGCGTGTCGGCCGACCCGCGGGCGCGCGACGCCGACGGCCGCGCCACCCGCTTCTTCACCGTCCACCTGGTGCTCGTCGCCGTCTCGCTGGCGCTGGGCACCGCGGTCGGGGTGCTGGGCCTGCTCACCCTGCGGTGA
- a CDS encoding pirin family protein — MTNLDPHPDEQVCVAGPAADVELVEPRDVPLGGPRAMTVRRTLPSRARSLVGPFCFADHYGPDDVAATGGMDVPPHPHTGLQTVTWLFEGAVLHRDALGSEQVVVPGQLNLMTAGRGICHSEEATPARFPDRPVLHGVQLWTVLPDSARHGDRAFEHVLDVPTVTLDGAVLQVFMGALGGVASPARAYTPLVAAQVDLPAGARLTLPVDATFEHGVLVDTGDLRVEGHDVAPAWLAYAPPGRDALVLEAGDAPVRAVLMGGTPFTEPVLMWWNFVGRTHEEVVDARAQWQAAIAGDRAGLGRFGEVQGYGGPALPAPELPNVRLRARER; from the coding sequence GTGACCAACCTCGACCCGCACCCCGACGAGCAGGTGTGCGTCGCCGGCCCGGCCGCCGACGTCGAGCTCGTCGAGCCCCGCGACGTGCCGCTGGGCGGGCCGCGGGCGATGACGGTGCGTCGCACGCTGCCGTCGCGGGCGCGCTCGCTGGTGGGTCCGTTCTGCTTCGCGGACCACTACGGGCCTGACGACGTCGCGGCGACCGGCGGCATGGACGTGCCGCCGCACCCGCACACCGGGCTGCAGACCGTGACGTGGCTGTTCGAGGGTGCGGTGCTGCACCGCGACGCGCTGGGCTCGGAGCAGGTGGTGGTCCCCGGGCAGCTCAACCTCATGACGGCCGGGCGCGGCATCTGCCACAGCGAGGAGGCGACGCCGGCCCGCTTCCCCGACCGTCCGGTGCTGCACGGCGTGCAGCTCTGGACGGTGCTGCCGGACTCCGCGCGGCACGGCGACCGGGCGTTCGAGCACGTGCTCGACGTCCCGACCGTCACGCTCGACGGTGCCGTGCTCCAGGTGTTCATGGGCGCGCTGGGCGGGGTCGCGTCGCCCGCGCGGGCGTACACGCCGCTGGTCGCCGCGCAGGTCGACCTGCCCGCGGGCGCCCGGCTGACGCTCCCGGTCGACGCGACGTTCGAGCACGGCGTGCTCGTCGACACCGGGGACCTGCGCGTCGAGGGGCACGACGTCGCCCCCGCGTGGCTCGCGTACGCCCCACCGGGCCGTGACGCCCTCGTCCTGGAGGCCGGCGACGCCCCCGTGCGCGCGGTGCTCATGGGCGGGACGCCGTTCACCGAGCCCGTGCTCATGTGGTGGAACTTCGTCGGCCGCACGCACGAGGAGGTCGTCGATGCCCGCGCCCAGTGGCAGGCCGCGATCGCCGGGGACCGCGCCGGGCTCGGCCGGTTCGGCGAGGTGCAGGGGTACGGCGGCCCCGCGCTGCCCGCACCCGAGCTGCCGAACGTGCGGCTGCGGGCCCGCGAGCGCTGA
- a CDS encoding dihydrofolate reductase family protein has translation MATVVSTLFISLDGVAEIDPEWHFPYFDEQMGAAVGEDYEDVDVLVLGRVTYDSFAGAWPDREAAGGEDAAFAKDLGDVRKLVATRGEQDLGWRNVERTADVVGAVRALKEDASTGKVLVAGSISVVRQLLDAGLLDELRLFVHPVAARAGERLFAEADTYQPFALLRCEPLPRGVLRVVYAPAALPGEATYDDAKEHLRTA, from the coding sequence ATGGCGACCGTCGTCTCGACCCTGTTCATCTCGCTCGACGGCGTGGCGGAGATCGACCCCGAGTGGCACTTCCCCTACTTCGACGAGCAGATGGGCGCCGCCGTCGGGGAGGACTACGAGGACGTCGACGTCCTGGTCCTGGGCCGCGTCACGTACGACTCGTTCGCCGGGGCCTGGCCGGACCGCGAGGCCGCCGGGGGTGAGGACGCGGCTTTCGCCAAGGACCTCGGCGACGTGCGCAAGCTCGTCGCGACCCGCGGCGAGCAGGACCTCGGGTGGCGCAACGTCGAGCGCACCGCTGACGTGGTCGGTGCCGTCCGGGCGCTGAAGGAGGACGCGTCGACGGGCAAGGTGCTGGTCGCCGGGTCGATCTCGGTGGTCCGCCAGCTGCTCGACGCGGGCCTGCTCGACGAGCTGCGGCTGTTCGTGCACCCCGTCGCCGCCCGCGCGGGCGAGCGGCTGTTCGCCGAGGCCGACACGTACCAGCCGTTCGCGCTGCTGCGCTGCGAGCCGCTGCCGCGCGGGGTGCTGCGGGTGGTCTACGCGCCCGCCGCGCTGCCGGGCGAGGCCACGTACGACGACGCCAAGGAGCACCTGCGCACGGCGTGA
- a CDS encoding NAD(P)/FAD-dependent oxidoreductase: MGAQGVRDVVVVGASVAGLLAAAALARDGRAVTLLDRDDLTDADRADADRADADPTHAVPAPAPRPGVPQGRQPHMLLHRGLASIDELLPGLSDDLRAAGAVPVDTGRLAWLGTGGWAPPSRQPEVLLASRPLIEHLVRRRVRALPGVRVVGGQRVTGLRRGRPGEPRWWVDAVPAGWSDVPVGPAGAAPGRRARPADLVVDASGRASRLPVWLDAIGVRPGAVEEVDAQVGYATVRVRLPAGRLLAPGVVVLPQPGRGGGLAVPAEGGWWTVSGTGAGAHRPPRDLAGLQEFLTSLPDDSLARVLAAGQVEGDVATHRQTANRRHRYDTVVGWPDGLLVVGDALCAFNPVYGQGMTVAALDALALRRADADGRLDGPGAAARLVRECVRIGELPWQTATGADTALAGLPASRDLVSVLVGRWIGALDEMSTHGDVAAQVALSRIYQLAAGPTSLLHPRLVARWLRTRVRGLGPPVPRPTVLSDDVPEAVGGGR, from the coding sequence ATGGGTGCACAGGGCGTGCGGGACGTCGTGGTCGTGGGCGCGAGCGTCGCCGGGCTGCTGGCCGCCGCCGCGCTCGCGCGCGACGGGCGTGCGGTGACGCTGCTCGACCGCGACGACCTGACGGACGCGGACCGTGCCGACGCGGACCGTGCCGACGCGGACCCCACCCACGCCGTTCCCGCCCCGGCGCCGCGTCCCGGGGTGCCGCAGGGCCGGCAGCCGCACATGCTGCTGCACCGCGGCCTGGCGAGCATCGACGAGCTGCTGCCCGGCCTCAGCGACGACCTGCGCGCGGCAGGTGCCGTCCCGGTGGACACCGGGAGGCTCGCGTGGCTCGGCACGGGAGGGTGGGCGCCGCCGTCACGCCAGCCCGAGGTGCTGCTCGCGTCCCGGCCGCTGATCGAGCACCTGGTGCGGCGGCGGGTGCGTGCGCTGCCCGGTGTGCGGGTCGTCGGGGGGCAGCGGGTCACCGGGCTGCGACGCGGGCGGCCCGGGGAGCCGCGGTGGTGGGTCGACGCCGTCCCGGCGGGGTGGTCCGACGTGCCGGTCGGTCCGGCGGGCGCGGCGCCGGGCCGTCGCGCACGGCCCGCCGACCTCGTCGTCGACGCGTCCGGGCGGGCGTCACGCCTGCCGGTGTGGCTCGACGCGATCGGCGTCCGGCCCGGAGCCGTCGAGGAGGTCGACGCGCAGGTCGGGTACGCGACCGTGCGGGTGCGGCTGCCCGCCGGGCGCCTGCTGGCCCCGGGCGTCGTCGTGCTGCCGCAGCCGGGGCGCGGCGGCGGCCTCGCCGTCCCCGCCGAGGGTGGCTGGTGGACCGTCTCCGGGACCGGCGCCGGGGCGCACCGTCCACCCCGGGACCTCGCCGGGCTGCAGGAGTTCCTCACGAGCCTGCCCGACGACTCGCTCGCACGGGTCCTCGCGGCGGGGCAGGTCGAGGGTGACGTCGCCACGCACCGCCAGACCGCGAACCGCCGCCACCGGTACGACACCGTCGTCGGGTGGCCCGACGGGCTGCTCGTCGTCGGCGACGCCCTGTGCGCGTTCAACCCCGTGTACGGGCAGGGCATGACCGTCGCCGCGCTCGACGCGCTCGCCCTGCGCCGGGCCGACGCCGACGGCCGCCTCGACGGGCCGGGCGCGGCCGCGCGCCTCGTCCGCGAGTGCGTGCGCATCGGCGAGCTGCCGTGGCAGACGGCCACCGGTGCCGACACGGCCCTGGCCGGGCTGCCCGCGTCACGCGACCTCGTGTCGGTGCTGGTGGGGCGCTGGATCGGCGCGCTCGACGAGATGAGCACGCACGGCGACGTGGCGGCGCAGGTCGCGCTGTCGCGGATCTACCAGCTCGCCGCCGGCCCGACGAGCCTGCTGCACCCGCGGCTCGTCGCCCGCTGGCTGCGCACGCGTGTGCGGGGCCTCGGGCCGCCGGTCCCGCGCCCGACCGTGCTGTCCGACGACGTCCCGGAGGCGGTCGGCGGCGGGCGGTAG
- a CDS encoding NUDIX hydrolase, producing MDTRVAAYAVVVDEGRMLLVHWSAGALQGWSLPGGGLEPGEHPEAAVVREVREETGYEAVLDGLIGVESVVYPSAERARPDLPDLHALGILYRAHVVGGALTHEVDGSTDEAVWVPLAEVDDLDRVPLVDAARRAAGLPVRD from the coding sequence GTGGACACCCGGGTCGCTGCGTACGCCGTCGTCGTCGACGAGGGGCGGATGCTGCTCGTGCACTGGTCCGCGGGCGCGCTGCAGGGGTGGTCCCTCCCCGGGGGCGGCCTGGAGCCCGGCGAGCACCCCGAGGCCGCGGTCGTCCGGGAGGTCCGTGAGGAGACGGGGTACGAGGCCGTGCTCGACGGGCTGATCGGTGTCGAGTCGGTCGTCTACCCCTCGGCCGAGCGGGCCCGCCCGGACCTGCCGGACCTGCACGCGCTGGGCATCCTGTACCGCGCGCACGTCGTCGGCGGCGCGCTGACGCACGAGGTCGACGGCTCCACCGACGAGGCGGTCTGGGTGCCGCTGGCCGAGGTCGACGACCTGGACCGGGTGCCCCTGGTCGACGCCGCGCGCCGGGCAGCCGGGCTGCCCGTGCGGGACTGA
- a CDS encoding threonine/serine exporter family protein, with protein MPTEPDDDELELIRRSGAVLRVGRLSLASGTGSYRVKASMARVAGALGIDRHHAHVTLTEITTTSHRGRSFRTEVTEVRTVGVNTDRLAELELMAQRVEASAPVTVEHLTEQIERIAHKPPLYPVVLNALWAAVACAAFAFLNNGGAVEVAGAFVGAGLGQGLRRVMLHRGFNQFGVTMLAATLASLSYLGFVQALHVLGVTGGVHEAGYVAAALFLVPGFPLVTGALDLAKLDFSAGVARLTWALMIFVSAAFAVWAVSIVVGLSPDPPRELALDPALMTLLRLLASFVGVLGFALMFNSPWRMALVAAGVAALPNLLRIEAVVLLDWPPQAAAAVAAFLVGLLAAWIAPRLNIPRITVYVPAVTIMVPGVPAYRAVYYLSNGDVAQALTYGVSAALVVTALAVGLAVARMVTDREWGFER; from the coding sequence GTGCCCACCGAACCGGACGACGACGAGCTCGAGCTGATCCGCCGCTCGGGGGCCGTGCTGCGCGTGGGGCGGCTCAGCCTCGCGTCGGGCACGGGCTCGTACCGCGTGAAGGCGTCGATGGCGCGCGTGGCGGGCGCGCTGGGCATCGACCGGCACCACGCGCACGTCACGCTCACCGAGATCACGACGACGTCGCACCGCGGGCGGTCGTTCCGCACCGAGGTCACCGAGGTCCGCACGGTCGGCGTCAACACCGACCGCCTGGCCGAGCTCGAGCTGATGGCCCAGCGCGTCGAGGCGAGCGCACCCGTCACGGTCGAGCACCTGACGGAGCAGATCGAGCGGATCGCGCACAAGCCGCCGCTGTACCCGGTGGTGCTCAACGCCCTGTGGGCGGCCGTGGCGTGTGCGGCGTTCGCGTTCCTCAACAACGGCGGCGCCGTCGAGGTCGCCGGTGCGTTCGTCGGCGCCGGCCTGGGGCAGGGGCTGCGGCGCGTCATGCTGCACCGCGGGTTCAACCAGTTCGGCGTCACGATGCTCGCGGCGACGCTGGCGAGCCTGTCGTACCTCGGGTTCGTGCAGGCCCTGCACGTGCTGGGCGTCACGGGTGGCGTGCACGAGGCGGGGTACGTGGCCGCCGCCCTGTTCCTGGTGCCCGGGTTCCCGCTGGTCACCGGCGCGCTGGACCTGGCCAAGCTCGACTTCTCGGCGGGTGTCGCCCGGCTGACGTGGGCGCTGATGATCTTCGTCTCGGCCGCGTTCGCGGTGTGGGCGGTGTCGATCGTGGTCGGGCTGAGCCCGGACCCGCCGCGCGAGCTCGCGCTGGACCCGGCCCTCATGACTCTGCTGCGCCTGCTCGCGTCGTTCGTCGGCGTGCTCGGCTTCGCGCTGATGTTCAACAGCCCGTGGCGCATGGCGCTGGTCGCGGCGGGCGTCGCCGCCCTGCCCAACCTGCTGCGCATCGAGGCCGTCGTGCTGCTGGACTGGCCGCCGCAGGCCGCCGCCGCCGTCGCCGCGTTCCTCGTCGGCCTGCTCGCCGCGTGGATCGCCCCCCGGCTGAACATCCCGCGCATCACCGTGTACGTGCCGGCCGTGACGATCATGGTCCCCGGCGTCCCGGCGTACCGGGCCGTGTACTACCTGAGCAACGGGGACGTGGCGCAGGCGCTGACGTACGGGGTCTCCGCGGCCCTGGTGGTCACCGCGCTCGCGGTCGGCCTGGCGGTCGCGCGCATGGTCACGGACCGCGAGTGGGGCTTCGAGCGCTGA
- a CDS encoding GNAT family N-acetyltransferase encodes MSDPVLRVRFPVDDVALSRLHTAAFGGAGDVQPWAARLDRYAVTWVGAFDGDELVGFVHACGDGGAHAFVLDTVVDPAHRRRGTGRRLVERLVAEVRAAGCTWLHVDFEPHLDGFYRACGFTPTQAGLLRL; translated from the coding sequence ATGAGCGATCCCGTGCTGCGCGTCCGGTTCCCCGTCGACGACGTCGCCCTGAGCCGGCTGCACACCGCGGCGTTCGGTGGCGCGGGCGACGTGCAGCCGTGGGCGGCCCGCCTCGACCGGTACGCGGTCACGTGGGTGGGGGCGTTCGACGGAGACGAGCTCGTCGGGTTCGTGCACGCCTGCGGGGACGGCGGGGCTCACGCGTTCGTGCTCGACACGGTGGTCGACCCGGCGCACCGGCGCCGGGGCACGGGGCGACGCCTGGTGGAGCGGCTCGTCGCGGAGGTCCGTGCCGCCGGGTGCACGTGGCTGCACGTGGACTTCGAGCCGCACCTCGACGGGTTCTACCGCGCGTGCGGGTTCACGCCGACGCAGGCCGGCCTGCTGCGGCTGTGA
- a CDS encoding SMI1/KNR4 family protein translates to MSATEVTTALDGWAARLVRLGAVVVTRLRPGLTPAEADEVAARHGYLLTEEVAALWTWRDGVGAHPGRAPAHLAPGQEFGSLDESLRRSREYLEASRAEARAGAPLTVPWQPHWVVAVHGHALPLVLDGASPGPDSFRHDPQSSPLVVAHSTLPQRIARWHDMLDTGTWRIARDGTWDVDLTHLTQSAHAPRTDLT, encoded by the coding sequence GTGAGCGCCACCGAGGTGACCACCGCGCTGGACGGCTGGGCGGCGCGGCTCGTGCGGCTGGGTGCCGTCGTGGTGACCCGGCTGCGTCCCGGCCTGACGCCTGCCGAGGCCGACGAGGTCGCCGCGCGGCACGGCTACCTGCTGACGGAGGAGGTCGCGGCGCTGTGGACGTGGCGCGACGGCGTGGGAGCGCACCCAGGGCGGGCTCCGGCGCACCTGGCGCCGGGGCAGGAGTTCGGCTCGCTCGACGAGAGCCTGCGCCGCTCGCGGGAGTACCTGGAGGCGTCGCGGGCGGAGGCCCGCGCGGGGGCGCCCCTCACGGTGCCGTGGCAGCCGCACTGGGTCGTGGCCGTGCACGGGCACGCCCTGCCGCTGGTCCTGGACGGCGCGTCCCCCGGGCCCGACTCGTTCCGGCACGACCCGCAGAGCAGCCCGCTGGTGGTGGCGCACTCGACGCTGCCGCAGCGGATCGCGCGCTGGCACGACATGCTCGACACCGGCACCTGGCGCATCGCGCGCGACGGCACGTGGGACGTCGACCTCACGCACCTCACGCAGAGCGCGCACGCGCCCCGTACGGACCTGACCTGA
- a CDS encoding VOC family protein: MLRGLSNVSYYADDLEAAAAWYTDVLGVEPYYSRTGYREWRIGDDQDELGLIDAAYAPPGAADAQGRQVVSWHVDDVAAAVDRLVALGATLRDPVTERGEGFRTAVLTDPFGNAVGIMENPHWRARHD; encoded by the coding sequence ATGCTGCGTGGACTGAGCAACGTGTCGTACTACGCCGACGACCTGGAGGCCGCGGCCGCCTGGTACACCGACGTCCTGGGCGTCGAGCCGTACTACTCGCGGACCGGCTACCGGGAGTGGCGCATCGGCGACGACCAGGACGAGCTGGGCCTCATCGACGCGGCGTACGCGCCTCCGGGTGCCGCCGACGCGCAGGGTCGGCAGGTCGTGTCCTGGCACGTCGACGACGTGGCGGCCGCGGTGGACCGCCTCGTGGCCCTGGGCGCGACGCTGCGGGACCCCGTGACGGAGCGCGGCGAGGGGTTCCGCACCGCGGTCCTCACCGACCCGTTCGGCAACGCCGTCGGGATCATGGAGAACCCGCACTGGCGCGCACGCCACGACTGA
- a CDS encoding UBP-type zinc finger domain-containing protein, producing the protein MSAAEIDPTVPPSGPGCVECEQQEGWWVALRRCAACGHVGCCDSSPGQHASAHWRATGHPVMRTYEPGQDWWWDYSQGDYTLGPDLAPPVSHPEDQPTPGPEGRVPPDWRARLHA; encoded by the coding sequence ATGAGCGCCGCCGAGATCGACCCGACCGTCCCACCGAGCGGCCCCGGCTGCGTCGAGTGCGAGCAGCAGGAGGGGTGGTGGGTGGCGCTGCGGCGCTGCGCCGCCTGCGGCCACGTCGGCTGCTGCGACAGCTCGCCCGGGCAGCACGCCAGCGCGCACTGGCGCGCCACCGGCCACCCCGTGATGCGCACGTACGAGCCCGGGCAGGACTGGTGGTGGGACTACTCCCAGGGCGACTACACGCTGGGTCCGGACCTCGCGCCGCCCGTGTCCCATCCCGAGGACCAGCCGACCCCGGGGCCGGAGGGCCGGGTGCCACCGGACTGGCGCGCGCGGCTGCACGCGTGA